DNA sequence from the Ignavibacteriota bacterium genome:
AAACCAACGATCATGTTCAGGAATTTCCGTCCAGCCGGGAATATGTTTTTCACGAAAATAGAGATTCATGCGCCGCTCCTCCGCAGGTACGAGAGCACTGAATGTATAATGGAAATAATACCGATAATTCCGGAATAAAGCGAATCCCGCGTGCCCTGGGAGTTGTTGTCATCTCCGAATGCACATCGTGCCTGCCCCAGTTGAGAGAATGGCCTGAGTATTGAGGGCTTCACGCAGTGCTTGTTACGTATGGCGTGCAGACGCGGTCTGCAACGTCGTGCGTCTGGATGTGTAGGAGTTAGGAGCTAGGAACCGGGAACTCGGAAGTTGACCTGGGTACTTGGTATGATGCCGCGAAAGCGGTCATCTGCCATGTCGCGCGCAACCGGGAGGGTATTCCGCCGTATATACCCGCGTAGCGATACTACTCCATCGCTCTCCACCCTCAGAGAATCCCGGGATTCCGAGATATTTTCCCGATCCCGCGAAGCACACATTCCATCCCTGCCCTACTTCCCAGTTCCTATTTCCATCTGCCCAGTTCCCAGCTCCTAGCTCCTAGCTCCCAGTTCCCAATTCCTAGCTCCTACTTCCTCGTTCCCTCCGCAGCACAACAAACACATCCGTCCAGCAATGAAACTCCGCCTCCTTCCCCTGCTCCTGCTCCTGTCACTCGCGTCCTGCGGTTTCGAGGAGATGGTCACGCCATCCGGCATGTACGTGTCGACGAATCGAAGTGTGCAGCCCTTCACGAAGGTGAGTGTGGAGAACGGCTTCACGCTGCTGCTGACGCCGGGGGATTCGCTGGCGCTGCGCATCGAGACGTACGAAAACATGCAGCACTACGTCACGACGCGCGTCGTGAACGGCACGCTCATCGTGGACGAGGCCGAGGGCTACGACATCGTGGGTGATGCGCGCGTGGTGGTGCACGTCACCTGCCGCACGCTGGAGGCGATCACGTCGAGCGGCGGGAGCGCGGTGCGCACACTCGGCACCTTCGCGGGCCGCACCATGCAGGTGAACGTCAGCGGCGGCGGAACGCTGAACGCCGACCTCGACTACGACCGTGTGTACACGCTGCTCGCAGGCGGCAGCGTGGCGCAACTGCACGGACGCACGCGTCTCTTCGACGCCTACTGCTCCGGCGGCAGCGTGATCGACGCGCCCGACTTCGTCACCGCCGCGTGCACACTCGACATGTCGGGCGGCAGCACCGCCGACGTGCGCGTCGACTCACTCCTCTCCGTCAATGCCTCCGGCGGCAGCCGCGTCACCTATCGCGGCTCGGCGCAGCTCGATAAAATTGTCACGACAGGCGGATCGATGGTGGTGCATCGATAGATCGGGGGCGGGAGAGCGGGACAGCGGGAGAGCGGAACAGCGGGAGAGCGGAACAGCGGGAGAGCGGAACAACGAAATAGTGTCTCGCTGAGCGGAGTCGAAGCGCGACGGGAGAGCGGGACAGCGGGAGAGCGGGACAGCGGGAGAGCGGGACAGCGGGAGAGCGGGACAGCGAAATAGTGTCTCGCTGAGCGGAGTCGAAGCGCGACGGAACAGCGGGAGAGCGGGACAGCGGGAGAGCGGGAGAGCGGGACAGCGGGAGCGCGGGACAGCGGGAGAGCGGGACAGCGGGAGCGCGGAACAACGAAATAGTGTCTCGCTGAGCGGAGTCGAAGCGCGACGGGAGAGCGGGACAGCGGGACAGCGGGACAGCGGTGTATCGCCTAGATATGCGGGGCGAAGAACTACACTCCCGTCCCGCCCGGCTCGAGGTACTTCCTCACAGCACGAGCGAGATTGTCGAGATGCATCAGGCGGCCTGCCACGACAATTAATACGGGAAGCAAAATGCGCCCGGGCGATGCGTCGAGGATGGGAGATACGTAGGGAATCCCGACAATGATATGGTATAGAACAAGCAGCCACAGTACCCATGTGTGTGGGCGGCGCCAACCGATATTCTGTGCCTCCTGCCGCAGGTACCATCGATCTTGCTGCGGGATGTCTGTCCAGCCGGGAATGTGCTTTTCACGCAGATAAAGATTCATGCGCCGGTCCTCCGCAGGGTCGAGTGCATCGAGTGTATAGGGAAAATAATACTGATTATTCAGGATTAAAGCGAGGGGGATCACGCGAGCGGGGGCCACTGCGGAACTCCCCCTGCCCCCTCTTGGAAAGAGGGGGTATCGGCCTTTATTGGTCGCGGGAATAGACGGGATGTGCACGAATGACGCGGTGCGGAAATGATATGGAACGGACGTGCGGAAGGCGCCCGGTCGGCCGGGACGGCCGACCGTGGAGGCGTCGATGCGCCATGCACTCGGGTCGGCCGGGGACGGCCGACCGTAGAGGCATGGATGCGTCGTGGGCTTGGGTCGGCCGGGGACGGCCGACCGTGGATGCATCGTTGTGCCGCGGACATCGGCGCGGCCGGGACGGCCGCGCTGGATATTATTCGGGCAGTATCATCGTGCTGTGATAGTTGCCGTGATCACAGGCGTAGCGCGCGACGGCGAGGATGTCGTCGGGGGTCACGGCCGAAAGACGGCGCGTCACGTCGGCGATGTCGATGGCGCGACGGTACACGAGCAGATCTTTCCCAAGACGGCTCATGCGTGTGCTCATGCTCTCGAGACCGATGAGCATACCGCCGATGGCCTGCTCGCGTGTGCGCGTGAGTTCACGCGGCGAGATCGGGCGCGTGGCGATGAGATCGAGTTCGCGACGCAATATGTCGCGGCAGCGGTCGATGGCAGAGGCCTCGGCGCTGGTGTACACGCCGAACACACCCGCGTCTTCGTACAATGTCAGAAAGCTGTACACCGCGTAGGCCACACCGTGACGCTCGCGCACTCGCTGGAACAGACGCGATCCCATGCCCTCGCCGAGCAGTGTGTTGAGCATCGTGAGTGCGTGGCTGTCGCTGTGGCGCAAGCCCGGCACGCGCAAGCCCGCGATGTAATGGGCCTGCTGTACGGACTTCACACTGCTGTGATGACTCGGCGCGCGCCGGGAAGGCGGCCGCCTCCTGCGTGGCGTGCCCGCGGGCAGATCGGCCAGGGCCTCCTCACACAACGCCACCAGCAGCTCGTGATCCACATTGCCCGCCGCCGCGATCACGAGATTCGCCGCGGTGTATTCGCGGTGTATAAAGGCCCGCAGAGTCTCGCGTTCGAGTCCGTTCACACTCTCGGCCGTGCCTATCACGGGACGCCCGAGCGGATGTCGGCCGAAGAGCTGCTCCTCGAAAAAATCGTTGATGATGTCCTCGGGATCGTCCTCGATGCTGCGCATCTCCTCGGCGATCACCTGCTTCTCCTTCACAATCTCGCGTTCGGGGAAGGTGGGATGAATGACGAGATCGGCCAGCAGATCCACCGCGCGCGGCAAATGGCGGTCGAGCACGCGCGCATAATAGCAGGTGGCGTCCTTGCCGGTAAACGCGTTTACGTAGCCACCCACGGATTCAAGGTAATGCGCGATGTGATGGGTGCGCCGGCGCTCGGTGCCCTTGAACACGGCGTGTTCGATGAAGTGTGATATGCCTCCCTCGTCCGGCGCCTCGTCGCGGCTGCCGACGTTGATCCAGAAGCCGAGGGCCACCGAACGGACGGATGCGACGGACTCGCTCACCACAGGCACGCCGTTTGGCAGCACGGTGGTGTTGATACGCTCGGACGCGGTGCCGCCGCGTGTGGTATCGAAGGGATTCGCGTGAAGGCGCGCGGTCATGACACGGTTCGGGAAGTGATGCGGGTCCGCGATGTATGCCGCCGCGGCGCCGCGCGCTCAGGAGTCCCCGCGCTCCGTCGCCGTGAGAAAAAGACAGTATCCACCCTGCTTGTCGATTCCGTCAAGACAGGGAAACACGGCAAGCAGTGCCGCGCCTTCGGTGCCGTCGCCGCGTACAAAGGTGACGGGCACGCGTTTCTTTTCCGCGGCGACAGCCGCAAAATCGAGAGATGCGGCGTCCACAATCAGATCCGCACACACGATACCGTTGTGTTTCGGCATATCGCGCTGGAACAAGGCCTGCGCGGAGGCGGACCATCCTGTCACGGCGCCCCGTGCATCGATGTACAACACGGCGGCCTTGCCGCAGTCACATGCGAAGGAATCGAGCGCGGCGCGCGCGCAGTCGCGGGCGTTCTCGGCCTCTTTCAGTCGCGTGGCATCCTGTATGCTGATGCGCACGCCGATCTGTCGTCCGCGGCGCGTAATCACGGGCTGCCACGAGGCGATGGCCCAGCGTTCGACGGCGTCCTTGCGGATGAACTTGTATTCCACGTCGCTGCCGGTCTTGCCGGTCATAGCGCGTTTTCGATCCATGCGGAAGCGGCGGCGCGAATCGGGATGTATCACCTCTTCCATCGTGACACGTCCTTCGAGGAATTCCGCCGGCGCATAGCCGGTGATCTTTTCGCAGGCCGGACTGATATGCTCGAAACGCCCGTCGACATTGAGCCAGAACTCGAGACTCGTCGTCAGATCGGTGATGATGTGCATACGCTCGTGTGCCTCGTGCAGAAGCTTCCTGTACTTGTTCTTCTGCGCGGCCATAAGTTGAAGGACGTTCTCCCGTTGGGGCTTCGTCAGATTCAACTTTTCCAGGATAACCTGGCGGCGTTTCTTTTGCATAGAGCGGGTGTGTCCGTCGCGGCTGGAATTGGAGAATGTTCCCAACCGTCTGGAGATTGTCGGGTGCAGGGTTGCACTGCAATGTACAGCGATTTTCCTTCACCAAACAACAGGATGTGATAGTCTGGTGTTATGGAATTGCGGTCCTGCGCAGACCGCGCGCGGCACGTCTGTTTACGCGAGGGCGCGTCGCAGCGTGTCGCGCAGGCCCGAGAAGCGGCGCGCGATGCGTTCGTTGCGCACGGCGGTCGCGAGGGCCTGGCGCTGACCGACAAGCACCAGCAGCGAGCGCGCGCGGGTCATGGCGGTGTAGAGCAGGTTGCGCTGCAACATGATGCGGTGCTGCAGTACGAGGGGCAGCACCACCACGTCGTATTCGCTGCCCTGGCTCTTGTGTATGGTGATGGCGTAGGCGTGTACGAGGTCGGCGAGTTCCTCGAACGAATACGCGACCACGCGTCCGTCGTCGAAGGACACGATCGCGCGCGACTCCTCGGGATCGACGGCGCTGATGATGCCGATGTCGCCGTTGAACACGTCCTTCTCGTAATCGTTGCGCACCTGCATCACCTTGTCGCCGATGTGCCAGGTCTGCTCGCCCTTGCGGTACACCACGCGGCCGTGCGGATTCAATTCTGCGCGCAGCGCGGCGTTCAGCGCGGCGACTCCCGCGGCAGTGCCGTGCATCGGCGTCAGCACCTGTATGTGCGACACGGGTTCAAAGCCCATCTCGCGCGGGATCCTATGCGCCACGATGTCGCGCACGAGCGCGGCGGTTTCCTCGGGTGTTTCGGCGTCCACAAAAAACGTGTCGCGTTCGAACACGGGCATAAATCCCTCGCGCACGCGGTGCGCGTTCGACACGATACGGCTGTCCACGCCCTGCCGGTAGTTGAGATGCAACGCCGTGGTCTCGGCGCAGCCCGCGTCGATGATATCGCGCAGCACATTGCCCGGACCGACGGAGGGAAGCTGATCCACATCACCCACAAGCACAACACGCGCCGGATCGGGCACGGCGTCGAGCAGCGCGGCCATGAGTTGTATATCGACCATCGACATCTCGTCGACGATGAGCACATCGACCTCGAGGCGGTTGTCGGCATTGCGCTGAAAGCCGCGTGTGGCGGGATCCACTTCGAGCAGACGATGGATGGTTTTGGCCTCGAAGCCGGCGAGTTCACTGAGGCGTTTCGCGGCGCGTCCCGTGGGCGCGCAGAGCGCGGGCCGCAGCTCGAGCGCGCGCGCGGCGGCGATGATACCCGCAATGCTGCTGGTCTTGCCCGTGCCCGGTCCGCCGGTGACGACGGTCATCGGACCCGCCAGCGCCTTGTGTACGGCTTCGCTCTGCACGGGCGCAAACTCCCACGAGCGCCGTTTTTCGAGATCGCGGAGCACGCCCTCGACGGCGAGATGATCCACCGCACGCGGACCTTTCGCGGTGAGACGTCGCACGTCGGCAACCACCGCATGTTCCGCCGCGAGCAATTCGGGCAGATACACGGCGTCGTCCTCGTGCGCAAGCAGGCCCTCGCGCAGCGTCTCACCCAGTGCGCCGCGCACGGCCTCGGTGTCGCCCTCGAGCAGCGCGGTGGCGGCATGTATCAACTGTTCGGACGGAAGAAACGTGTGCCCGTTGCTTCGGGCGGCTTCGCCGAGAGTGTACACGAGTCCGGCGCGCAGGCGTTTCGGGTGATTTGCATCGATGCCCAAACCGCGCGCAATGCGGTCGGCGGTGACAAAGCCGATGCCGTCCACCTCCTCGATCATACGGTAGGGATCCGCGCGCAGCAATGGCACGGCTTCTGCGCCGTAGGCGCGGAAGATGGCGACCGCGTGTCCGCCCGCCGCACCGTGGCTTTTGAGGAACACCATCACCGCGGCCACGCCGCGCTGTTCCTCCCAGGCCCGGCGTATTCCCGCGAGCTTTTTCGGACCTATGCCTCCGATTTCCGCAAGGCGTCCGGGTTCGGCGTCGAGCACATGCAGCGTGTCGGTTCCGAAGCGTCGCACGATGGCGTGTGCGAGAGCGGGTCCGATACCCGGCAGCACGCCCGACGAGATATAGCGTTCGATGCCCTCGGAGGTGACGGGATACGCGACCTGGTAGGAGGTCCACTTGAACTGTTTCCCGTAGCGCGGATGCTGCACCCAGCCGCCGGTGAATTCGAAGCTGTCGCCCACGGCGGGACCGAGCATTTCGCCCGTTGCGACGATGGGAAAGAGTTCGTTTTCCACGTCGAAGCGTCCGACCGTGAAGCCGGTATCGGCATTGTGGAACACGATGCTGCGCAGCGTGCCGCGCAGCGTTTCCGCGCCTTGCCTTTCGTCGCCGTTTCGAGTATCATCAAACGGTCGTTCGTCCATCATTCCGCCGGGGTCAGACATGAAATTCCATACCGAATATCTCACCTTTCAGACGAAAAAACACCGCGAGTACATCAACATCACAGGCGAGGTCGAAAACATACTCCGCCGCAGCGGCATACAGGAGGGCATGGCGCTGGTAAGTGCGATGCACATCACCGCGGCCGTGTACGTCAACGACGCCGAAAGCGGGCTCATACAGGACATCGACGAGTGGCTGGAGCAGCTCGCGCCCTTTAATCCCGATTACCGGCATCACCGTACGGGCGAAAGTAACGGCGACGCACACTTGAAATCACTGCTCATGCATCACGAGGTGATTGTGCCGATCACGAAGGGCGAACTCGACTTCGGTCCCTGGCAGCAGATCTATTACGCCGAATTCGACGGGCAGAGGAAGAAGCGACTCATTGTGAAGATCATGGGAGAGTGACTCAACGCCGGATCATCACAGGAGGAACGGAGGTAACGGAGGCATTTCCTTTCTCTCAGCTTGATCTCACTCGCGTGGGATGCGACATCCTCACAGGAGGAACGGAGGTAACGGAGGCATTTTCTTTCTTTTCAGCTTTTACACAATCGCGTGGGATTCGACGTCATCACAGGAGCATAGTTCAGCTATTTGAAAAAGTCTCCGTTACCTCCGTTACTCCTGTGAATATCCACTCACTTTCGCATGGGAGTCGACATCATCACAGGAGCATAGTTCAGCTATTTGAAAAAGTCTCTGTTACCTCCGTTCCTCCTGTGAGCATCCACCTACCGCTTCACCACACTCCGCGACAGCACACGCCCCTGCACTGCTGCGGTGACGAAGTACAGTCCCGCGGGGTGTGATGAGAGATCGTAGGTCACGGTCTGTTCGCCGTGTGCCTTGCGCGAGGTGGTGCCGGTGATTGTCTGGCCGAGAACAGAAACGAGGCGGATGTCGGCCGGTTTGTCTGAGGTGCCGCGCAGTGTGACGGTGAGCTCATTCGTGACGGGATTCGGATACACGTCGAGCCAGACGGATCCGGGAACGGGGACACCGTTGAGGCCCGTGAGTATAAGGTCGATGATGTCGGACGCCGATAGGCATCCGTATTCATTTGTGACATGCACCTGATAGCCGCCCTTTGACGTCGCCACATAACTCTGTTGCACCGCGCCCGATATTCGTGTGCCGTCCTTGTACCATTGATATGTCCGGTATTGCTGTGTCATCAGTGTGTCGCCCGACCGTGTGATGGTGGGTTTCACCGGAGCAGGTACAACGGTGGTTCGCACCGTGTCGGAGTACCCGTAACAACCCTCCGCACTTTTCACCCGCACCCACCAGGTTCCGGCGGTGCGGACATTTATCGAGTGCGTGAGCTCACCGGAATTCCAGAGGTATTCGGCATATGATCCAACGTCGAGCGTGGTGTAACTCCCTTCACAAAGTCTCAGTCCATTGAGTGGCATGATACGCGGCGCGGGGGCAGGCGTCGGAAGCATCGCGATTACGATGGGTGGCGCAGTTCCTCGGCGTCCGTACTGATCCGTGACCGTGACAACATACATGCCCGCGCTGTGCACGACAATGGTGCGTGTGCGTTCGCCCGTACTCCAGATATAACTACTGTATCCGTCGCCCGCGTCGAGTTCCACACTTCCGCCCGGACAGAGACGCAGCGATCCGAGCGGTGTGATGACAGGTGCGGGCGGCCGTGTGAGTGCCGGGACCGCCAGCTCTATCGCTGTCCGACAAATCTCCACGGTGTCGCGCCGTGTCACACATTCAAGCACGAGTCGCGTGTCAACCGGCTGTTTGTCGCTGCGGACATACCACAACGCAGTCGCGCTCTGCCCTGGATCAACAGGCAACGGTGAAAGCTCCTTGCGTGCCGTGCCTGAATTGTCTGGCGAGACGAGGCGTATGCCTGGGGGCAGGAGCAACTCCACACTCAGCCGGTCTTGCACGGTTGTTGTCGTGTTGCGCACGATGGCTTTCACCGGTACGGGATCGGGTGCATACGTCCGGTTCCGAAAGTCCGCGACCAGGCGCGGCGCCTGCAGCGTACATAGGACCTCGTACTCCGATTTCGGGATCACGATGTCGTGTGTACACTGTCGCGCAATGCCATCCTCGTACAGTGTGGTGAAGGTGATGCTGCTGATGGCGGAGTCGGAGCGTGGACGGGCACACAGACTCCATGTTGCTGATACCGTGTCATTCGGCTGCAACGTGGACGGTGTCACGGCGATGGTGTCGGATGCGGGTGACATCCGCAGGAAATCTGCCTTGATATAGTCGATCACAACACGCGTGTTGCGGGCAGCTTTCCGCCCCAGGTTCCGAACATGTGCGGAAACGGCGACGTTCTCAGGCACGTACGTGGCGCGTGGCACCGACCAGCCGAGTGAATCAGGTCCGGATGTTGTGCACGCAACATCGGGGTAGGATGTGGTAAAACACAGGCGTCCCGATGACAGCACGGGTTGGAAACACCCTGTCTCGAAAACCAATGATTCCACGTCGATGGGTGTACACAGCGTATCAACGGGCTGTTGAACCGCCTCGAAGAGCAGCTCGGCAAGCAACGACGGGGCAGGAGCCGTCCGCAACAAGGTCGGTGTCATTGTCTGCACTGTCACCCCACCGGGAACTGGTGTCACTTGCAGAGGTACGTTCTCGAGCAACGATCCGGGGGGAGCCTGCACGCCGATGCACCGTACAATCTTCTCGTCGAAACGCACGTGGAATGTGGCACGATGAAATGGGGTATTATCGGGGAGCGGAGTGAACAGCTCGATCGGCATTGCCATGGCTGGTTGCACGTGTACGGTATGTGCGGAACATCCCACAACGACAGACAAGGTGGTGGATGTATCCTTCGTAACTGTGTATGTCCTCCTTTTTGAATCGCTCCCCTGGCAGATGTTCAGAACAGAAAAATCTACGGTGCGCGTGCCGCCATCCAGGCATCTGCCCTGATACGTGATGAGACATTCGCCGCCTCCACCATAAATGATCGTGGAGATCTCCTCAAATATCTTGATCAGTTGCGTAGGGTTCATCGTTGCATAGAATCGACCACCTGTCTGATCCGCTATGTTTTGCAAGATGTCTGACTGAATGCTTGTTCCGAGTCCTATCGTATACACCCGGATGCGGTGCTTGTTTGCGAGAGCGATTATCTCAGCCGGACTGTGCGTACTCGAATTATCGCCGCCGTCGGTCATGGCTACAACGCCGCGGCATGGGTTCACGCCGTTCTCGATCAGGTGTTGCACCCCGGTAAAGATGCCATCCCACACAGCGGTTGCGCCGCTGGTAGGGAGCGCATTGATCGCATTGTGCAGCAGGTCCTTGTATACAGTCATCGGCTGGGCGATGGTCGCCGATGTAGAGTACCAGATGATCGCGGACTCGTCGTTGCGGCCGTCCATGAGATCAATAAACCTGTTGCCCGCTGCCTTTACTCCGATGTTTCCAGATCCCGCCATTGAGCCGGACGCATCAAGCACCAGCACCGTCGAATTAGCGCAATCAAGCCCTTCTGGAGTCCAGAAATTAAAGGTGCTGACGTCGACGCCATCCTCCTGCACGCGGACATCGCCACTATTCTCGATCCACACGCGCTGTCCACCACACTCAACCGTGAACCACAGTTCGATGGTCGGCCAGTTGTTCACAATTCGCTTGAAATTGAGCTGCGGCTGCGCCACAACCGTGATCGGGAACAATACAACAACCACAATCAGGAAATCCCGATACACAGTACGCATCACACCTCCGATACAATTCGTCCTGTTGAGATTACCCGATGGATGTTGAAAGTAACAACGTGGAAAGTGGAAAGTAAAAACGGCTACTTCGCGTGGGACTCGACGTCATCACAGGAGCATAGCAAGGGTATTTGAAAAAGTCTCCGTTACCTCCGTTCCACCTGTGAGTATCCACCTACCGCTTCACTACACTCCGCGACAGCACACGCCCCTGCACTGCGGCAGTGACGAAGTACAGACCCGCGGGGTGTGATGAGAGATCGTAGGTCACGATCTGTTCGCCGTGTGCCTTGCGCGAGGTGGTGCCGGTGATTGTCTGGCCGAGAACAGAAACGAGGCGGATGTCGGCCGGGTTGTCCGCGGTGCCGCGCAGTGTTACGGTGAGCTCATTTGTGACGGGATTCGGGTACACCTCGAGCGAAATGGTGTTCGGTGCGGGAACACCTTCGAAGCCGGTGAGTACGAGGTCGATGATGTCGGACGCCGATGTGCATCCGTATTCATTTGTGACACGCACCTGATAGGCGCCCTTTGACGTCGCCACAAAACTCTGCTGCACCGCGCCCGTCATTCGGCCACCATCTTTGTACCACTGATACGTCTGATACCGCTGTGTTGTGAGTGTGTCGCCCGATCGTGTGATGGTGGGTTTTACGGGCAGCGGTACAACGGTTGACATTGCGGTGTCGGAGTACCCGTAACATCCTTCCGCACTTTTTACTCGCACCCACCACGAACCGGAAGTGCGGACGGTTATCGTTCGTGTGACTTCGCCGGTGTTCCAGAGGTACTCTGCGTATGATCCGGCATCAAGTGCGGCGTATTCGCCCTCGCATATGATATGCGGCCGACGCTGAGGAGAGATGTATGGCCTGGGCGCCGGCACCATCGCAACCACAACGGGTGTCGCTGTGCCACGGCGTCCGTACTGATCCGTGACGGTGACGAGGTAGCTGCCCGCGCTGCGCACGACGATGGTGCGTGTACGCTCGCCGGTACTCCAGAGGTAGCTGCTGTATCCGTCGCCCGCGTCGAGTTCCACACTCCCGCCCGGACAGAGACGCAGCGACCCGAGCGGCGTGATGACGGGTGCGGGCGGACCCGTAACTCCCGGAATCAGCATCTCGACCGTGCTGCGGCATATCTCCACAGTGTCGCGCCGCGTCACACACTCGAGCGTGCGGCGTGTGTCGATCGGCTGCTCTGCGCTGCGCACAAACCACAAGGCGCTGCCGGTCTGTCCGGGATCGAGCACCGCCGGAGTGAGCTGCTTGCGCGCGGTGCCGGGATTGTCGGGTGCGACAAAACTGATGTCGGCCGGCAACAGGAGTTCCACCGTAAGACGGTCCTGCAGCGTCGCCATGGTGTTGCGCACCACGGCCTGCACGGGTGCGGGATCAGGTGTGTACTTCTTCGTCTGAAGATTGGCGGTGAGAGCCGGCGCGATAAGTTGACATCCGACATCGTACTCCGATTTTGGGATCGAGATGTCGTGTGTACACTGCCGCGGCAGTCCGTCGTCGTACAGCGTCGTGAAGGTGATACGGGTGCTGCCGGTATCGGAACGCGGACGCGCCTGCATGATCCAGGTGGCGGTGGCCTGACCGTTTGGTGGCAGCGTGGAAGGTGTCACGACGATGGTGTCGGTTGCGGGGGATAGCCGCAGCAGATCGGCGCTGTTGTACCCGATCACAACACGTGTGTTGACCGCATTCTTGAGTCCCGCGTTCTGCAGATGCGCGGAAACCTGAATACTGTCGGGCAGGTGCTTGCCGAGAGGCAACGACCAATCGAGCGCGGCGGGACCGGACGTTGTACATGTCACATCCGGATACCCGCTCGTGAAACACAGGCGCCCGCTCATAAGCGCGGGACGGAAACAGCCGGCCTCGAATATCCATGAGGTCAGTTGTACGGGAGTGCAGGTGGTGTCGGAGGGCGACCCGACGGGCGTGAAGAGCAGTTCCGCCAGCAGGGATGGCGCGGGCGCCGACGGCAGATATTTCCGATCTAAGGTTTGTACCGTGACACCGCCTGGAATGGAGGTGATGGTGATGGGAACATTTTCCAGCAGCGATCCGGGAGGTGTTCGTGCGCCGGTGCAGCGCACCACGTTTTCATCGAAGCGCACCGTGAACGTCGAGCCGTAGAAGATGGATCCGTCGGGAATCGGCGTGAACAGTTCCAGCGGCATCGCCATGGTGGAATGCGACCGCAGCGTGTGACTCTGGAAACCGAGTGCCACCGACATGTATGTGGTTGTATCCTTTAACGCCCTGTAGGTCTTGGTC
Encoded proteins:
- a CDS encoding YjbQ family protein — encoded protein: MKFHTEYLTFQTKKHREYINITGEVENILRRSGIQEGMALVSAMHITAAVYVNDAESGLIQDIDEWLEQLAPFNPDYRHHRTGESNGDAHLKSLLMHHEVIVPITKGELDFGPWQQIYYAEFDGQRKKRLIVKIMGE
- a CDS encoding DUF2807 domain-containing protein, with the translated sequence MKLRLLPLLLLLSLASCGFEEMVTPSGMYVSTNRSVQPFTKVSVENGFTLLLTPGDSLALRIETYENMQHYVTTRVVNGTLIVDEAEGYDIVGDARVVVHVTCRTLEAITSSGGSAVRTLGTFAGRTMQVNVSGGGTLNADLDYDRVYTLLAGGSVAQLHGRTRLFDAYCSGGSVIDAPDFVTAACTLDMSGGSTADVRVDSLLSVNASGGSRVTYRGSAQLDKIVTTGGSMVVHR
- a CDS encoding insulinase family protein codes for the protein MTARLHANPFDTTRGGTASERINTTVLPNGVPVVSESVASVRSVALGFWINVGSRDEAPDEGGISHFIEHAVFKGTERRRTHHIAHYLESVGGYVNAFTGKDATCYYARVLDRHLPRAVDLLADLVIHPTFPEREIVKEKQVIAEEMRSIEDDPEDIINDFFEEQLFGRHPLGRPVIGTAESVNGLERETLRAFIHREYTAANLVIAAAGNVDHELLVALCEEALADLPAGTPRRRRPPSRRAPSHHSSVKSVQQAHYIAGLRVPGLRHSDSHALTMLNTLLGEGMGSRLFQRVRERHGVAYAVYSFLTLYEDAGVFGVYTSAEASAIDRCRDILRRELDLIATRPISPRELTRTREQAIGGMLIGLESMSTRMSRLGKDLLVYRRAIDIADVTRRLSAVTPDDILAVARYACDHGNYHSTMILPE
- a CDS encoding PAS domain-containing protein is translated as MQKKRRQVILEKLNLTKPQRENVLQLMAAQKNKYRKLLHEAHERMHIITDLTTSLEFWLNVDGRFEHISPACEKITGYAPAEFLEGRVTMEEVIHPDSRRRFRMDRKRAMTGKTGSDVEYKFIRKDAVERWAIASWQPVITRRGRQIGVRISIQDATRLKEAENARDCARAALDSFACDCGKAAVLYIDARGAVTGWSASAQALFQRDMPKHNGIVCADLIVDAASLDFAAVAAEKKRVPVTFVRGDGTEGAALLAVFPCLDGIDKQGGYCLFLTATERGDS
- a CDS encoding ATP-dependent RecD-like DNA helicase; this translates as MSDPGGMMDERPFDDTRNGDERQGAETLRGTLRSIVFHNADTGFTVGRFDVENELFPIVATGEMLGPAVGDSFEFTGGWVQHPRYGKQFKWTSYQVAYPVTSEGIERYISSGVLPGIGPALAHAIVRRFGTDTLHVLDAEPGRLAEIGGIGPKKLAGIRRAWEEQRGVAAVMVFLKSHGAAGGHAVAIFRAYGAEAVPLLRADPYRMIEEVDGIGFVTADRIARGLGIDANHPKRLRAGLVYTLGEAARSNGHTFLPSEQLIHAATALLEGDTEAVRGALGETLREGLLAHEDDAVYLPELLAAEHAVVADVRRLTAKGPRAVDHLAVEGVLRDLEKRRSWEFAPVQSEAVHKALAGPMTVVTGGPGTGKTSSIAGIIAAARALELRPALCAPTGRAAKRLSELAGFEAKTIHRLLEVDPATRGFQRNADNRLEVDVLIVDEMSMVDIQLMAALLDAVPDPARVVLVGDVDQLPSVGPGNVLRDIIDAGCAETTALHLNYRQGVDSRIVSNAHRVREGFMPVFERDTFFVDAETPEETAALVRDIVAHRIPREMGFEPVSHIQVLTPMHGTAAGVAALNAALRAELNPHGRVVYRKGEQTWHIGDKVMQVRNDYEKDVFNGDIGIISAVDPEESRAIVSFDDGRVVAYSFEELADLVHAYAITIHKSQGSEYDVVVLPLVLQHRIMLQRNLLYTAMTRARSLLVLVGQRQALATAVRNERIARRFSGLRDTLRRALA